From one Nocardioides sp. Kera G14 genomic stretch:
- a CDS encoding sigma-70 family RNA polymerase sigma factor — protein sequence MEAFVRAAQADVWRLCAHLGDLDRADDLAQDCFLRVLHSLKSFRGDAPVRPWLFTIVRRVAADDIAARQRRRREPVVARAEVAPDHQDAVTLQVLLEGLDVDRREAFVLTQVLGFSYVDAAAVVGCPIGTIRSRVARAREDLIDRLAPEDGLDLAL from the coding sequence GTGGAGGCGTTCGTCCGCGCCGCGCAGGCCGACGTCTGGCGTCTCTGCGCCCACCTCGGTGACCTCGACCGCGCCGACGATCTCGCGCAGGACTGCTTCCTCAGGGTGCTGCATTCGCTGAAGTCCTTCCGTGGGGACGCTCCCGTGCGCCCCTGGTTGTTCACGATCGTGCGACGGGTGGCGGCCGATGACATCGCCGCCCGGCAGCGACGTCGCCGTGAGCCGGTCGTCGCCCGTGCCGAGGTCGCACCCGACCATCAGGACGCCGTCACCCTGCAGGTGCTGTTGGAGGGGCTCGACGTCGACCGACGCGAGGCGTTCGTCCTCACGCAGGTCCTCGGCTTCTCGTACGTCGACGCCGCCGCGGTCGTCGGCTGCCCGATCGGCACGATCCGTTCCCGCGTCGCCCGCGCCCGCGAGGACCTGATCGACCGGCTGGCGCCGGAGGACGGGCTCGACCTCGCGCTCTGA
- a CDS encoding adenosylcobinamide-GDP ribazoletransferase has product MLRDAWRLAVGTLTALPVRPPATVDRRRAMWAMMLAPLAVLPLAASAGAIVFGGIWLDLPSLVIALLAIGAVVLGNRAFHLDGLSDVVDGMAASFDRERSLAVMKTGTSGPAGVVAIVLVVGLQVAAIDGLVRGAPWDAVIGCGGQQCSLFAARLERAAALHVAVLVGVALCVSRLALATCCARGFVAARPDGLGRTFTETVPRETVALLSLAGAVALATASEWAGIAFWRGALAAALALVVVLVLCARAMRRFGGVTGDVFGAAVELALATILVVLA; this is encoded by the coding sequence ATGCTGCGGGACGCGTGGCGACTGGCCGTCGGGACGCTGACTGCCCTCCCTGTGAGGCCGCCCGCGACGGTCGACCGCCGGCGAGCCATGTGGGCGATGATGCTTGCGCCGCTGGCGGTCCTGCCCCTGGCGGCGTCGGCGGGGGCGATCGTCTTCGGCGGGATCTGGCTCGACCTGCCGTCGCTCGTCATTGCTCTGTTGGCGATCGGGGCGGTCGTGCTGGGCAACCGCGCCTTCCACCTCGACGGGCTCTCCGATGTCGTCGACGGGATGGCTGCCTCGTTCGATCGAGAGCGATCGCTGGCCGTGATGAAGACTGGCACGTCCGGGCCTGCGGGGGTCGTCGCGATCGTGCTCGTGGTGGGGCTCCAGGTGGCAGCGATCGACGGGTTGGTCCGAGGCGCGCCGTGGGACGCGGTGATTGGCTGCGGTGGCCAGCAGTGCTCCCTCTTCGCCGCGCGCCTCGAGCGGGCGGCCGCTCTCCACGTCGCCGTGCTCGTCGGTGTGGCGCTCTGTGTCTCACGGCTCGCGCTCGCGACCTGTTGCGCTCGAGGCTTCGTGGCGGCTCGTCCCGACGGACTCGGCCGCACGTTCACCGAGACGGTGCCGCGTGAGACGGTGGCCCTCCTGTCGCTCGCCGGCGCAGTCGCCCTCGCCACCGCCAGCGAGTGGGCCGGGATCGCGTTCTGGCGCGGCGCCCTCGCCGCAGCCCTTGCCCTGGTGGTGGTCCTCGTCCTCTGTGCCCGCGCCATGCGGCGCTTCGGCGGCGTGACGGGAGATGTTTTCGGGGCGGCCGTCGAACTGGCGCTCGCCACGATCCTCGTCGTCCTGGCGTGA
- a CDS encoding copper resistance protein CopC translates to MECSVAREALSAWADGEAVDVDPAVVHEHVGGCADCRAFEARLAALTALTAAPAAAPSAVPDLAPAVVTRLRRRRESRLYILRWAVGLMGGAELGNALLELILHGTTEAHATHESLSFAIAISLALVVAALRPHLAGGYVPVVGTAAALLMATATFDVVKGRIAAVDELPHVDLLVGLVMLWLIARERPEPPARTTRSWRPPTYGVPRLVPRSGGLARVSLVRPAARPIRIGLGTLIAGAVVMIPSAASAHAILDSSTPAPNAVLTTAPTTVELTFSESVTPPPGALRVFAPDGSRADNGDVKADGPHVSVSLDASASGTYLVSWRVVSADSHPVSGAYTYSVGHASAAPTAPKAVGSRGFKVALGVSRFVGYAGGALLVGGIAFWLLGGGPSRAGRRLALGGAAGVLVAGIVDIALKGPLDAGLGLSSISNGALLQEVLGTTYGRAELTRVLIAVILAVLVLAKDRLRIAEWGAVCGIFAVLVALTFALAGHAAAGDARPISVPSWTLHALSMMVWLGGLAQLVVDRVWRQPDAREVLRRFSLVALVSVGVLVVTGLFQAWRQVRSLGALADTTYGHLLSVKVGLVVVIVAIAYASRRSLRTSTTRSALGRTVLLEVVALVAVLGVTSGLVATEPAATAYRPTVAKNLTIEGDTVQVSAVPAASRQMELHLYVFDKDGQPADPVELTATVTLPSRDVGPLPVTLQHVDVGHSTGLVSVPVVGDWTLAVTVRVNDFDEATRTVTLPIH, encoded by the coding sequence GTGGAGTGTTCTGTAGCGCGTGAAGCCCTGTCGGCCTGGGCCGATGGGGAGGCCGTCGACGTCGATCCGGCGGTGGTCCACGAGCATGTCGGCGGCTGCGCGGACTGCCGAGCGTTCGAAGCACGACTGGCCGCGCTGACGGCACTGACAGCCGCCCCGGCGGCCGCCCCGTCGGCCGTTCCGGACCTGGCGCCGGCCGTGGTGACTCGCCTTCGACGTCGCCGTGAGTCACGCCTGTACATCCTCCGTTGGGCCGTCGGCCTCATGGGTGGGGCCGAGCTCGGCAATGCGCTGCTCGAGCTGATCCTCCACGGCACGACCGAGGCGCATGCGACCCACGAGTCGCTCTCCTTCGCCATCGCCATCTCGCTCGCGCTGGTGGTCGCGGCGCTTCGGCCGCACCTCGCAGGCGGTTATGTCCCGGTCGTCGGCACCGCGGCTGCACTGCTCATGGCGACCGCCACCTTCGACGTCGTCAAGGGCCGGATCGCGGCGGTCGACGAGCTGCCCCACGTCGACCTCCTCGTCGGCCTGGTGATGCTCTGGCTGATCGCCCGCGAGCGCCCCGAGCCCCCGGCCCGCACGACGCGGAGCTGGCGCCCGCCGACGTACGGCGTCCCCCGGCTCGTGCCGCGCAGCGGTGGCCTTGCGCGTGTCTCCCTTGTACGGCCCGCCGCACGGCCGATCCGCATCGGCCTCGGGACCCTCATCGCGGGTGCCGTGGTGATGATCCCCAGCGCCGCCTCGGCGCATGCGATCCTCGACTCCAGCACTCCCGCACCCAATGCGGTGCTGACGACCGCGCCGACGACGGTCGAGCTGACCTTCAGCGAGTCCGTCACGCCACCGCCTGGTGCGCTGCGGGTCTTCGCGCCCGACGGATCGCGTGCCGACAACGGCGACGTCAAGGCCGACGGCCCCCACGTCAGCGTCTCGCTCGACGCGTCGGCGAGCGGTACCTACCTCGTCTCGTGGCGGGTCGTGTCGGCCGACTCCCATCCGGTCTCGGGTGCGTACACGTACTCCGTCGGGCACGCCTCGGCGGCCCCGACCGCCCCGAAGGCGGTCGGCAGCAGGGGCTTCAAGGTGGCGCTCGGAGTCTCGCGGTTCGTCGGCTATGCCGGCGGGGCGCTGCTCGTCGGCGGTATCGCCTTCTGGCTGCTCGGTGGCGGCCCGTCGCGGGCCGGACGGCGACTCGCGCTGGGTGGAGCGGCCGGTGTGCTGGTGGCCGGGATCGTCGACATCGCACTCAAGGGACCGCTCGACGCAGGCCTCGGTCTCAGCTCGATCTCGAACGGGGCGCTGCTCCAGGAGGTGCTCGGGACGACGTACGGCCGCGCGGAGCTGACCCGTGTCCTCATCGCCGTGATCCTGGCCGTCCTGGTCCTCGCGAAGGACCGCCTTCGCATCGCCGAATGGGGCGCGGTGTGTGGGATCTTCGCGGTCCTGGTGGCCCTGACCTTCGCCCTGGCCGGCCACGCCGCCGCAGGTGACGCGCGGCCGATCTCGGTGCCGAGCTGGACGCTGCACGCCCTCTCGATGATGGTCTGGCTCGGCGGCCTCGCCCAGCTGGTGGTCGACCGCGTCTGGCGCCAGCCCGACGCCCGGGAGGTCCTACGTCGCTTCTCGCTCGTGGCCCTCGTGTCCGTGGGCGTGCTCGTCGTGACCGGCCTCTTCCAGGCCTGGCGGCAGGTCCGCTCGCTCGGAGCGCTGGCGGACACGACGTACGGCCACCTGCTCTCCGTGAAGGTCGGCCTCGTCGTCGTCATCGTGGCGATCGCCTACGCCTCCCGCCGCTCCCTGCGTACGTCGACGACCCGGTCCGCACTCGGCCGGACGGTGCTCCTCGAGGTGGTCGCGCTGGTCGCCGTGCTGGGTGTGACATCGGGGCTGGTCGCGACCGAGCCGGCGGCGACGGCCTACCGCCCGACCGTGGCGAAGAACCTGACGATCGAGGGCGACACCGTGCAGGTCTCTGCCGTGCCGGCGGCCTCACGCCAGATGGAGCTGCACCTCTACGTCTTCGACAAGGACGGCCAGCCGGCCGACCCGGTCGAGCTGACCGCCACGGTCACCCTGCCGAGCCGCGACGTCGGGCCGCTGCCGGTCACCCTGCAGCACGTTGACGTCGGTCACAGCACCGGCCTGGTCAGCGTGCCGGTGGTGGGGGACTGGACCTTGGCGGTGACCGTGCGGGTCAACGACTTCGACGAGGCGACCAGGACGGTCACACTGCCGATCCACTGA
- the cobT gene encoding nicotinate-nucleotide--dimethylbenzimidazole phosphoribosyltransferase — MTPREITPPSETVRAAAAERLAGLATPPGALGRLGELGVWVAATQGVCPPAPVDDVRLVIFAGDHGVAAHGVSAFPPAITGAMVRTFLAAKSGVTALAGAHGVAVRVLDLGVDEDFEDLPAEVREPLQAHKVRRSSGALHLEDALTAEQTQAALDAGAAVAAEEIAAGAQLLISGDMGIGNTTPAAAMVAAALGLPASEVVGRGTGIDEAGLLHKIDVVDAALRRAGDRLDSPLETLQAVGSADLAATTGFLLYAASHGVPVLLDGLMSVACALTADRFAPGAAAWFAAGHRSTEPAQSLALSKLGLEPLLDLGLRLGEGSGAVAAVPVVRSAAALLRDVALLADLMPDA, encoded by the coding sequence ATGACTCCCCGAGAGATCACACCGCCGTCCGAGACCGTCCGAGCCGCGGCCGCTGAGCGGCTCGCGGGGCTGGCCACGCCGCCGGGTGCGCTGGGCCGACTCGGCGAGCTGGGCGTGTGGGTCGCGGCGACGCAGGGGGTGTGCCCGCCTGCGCCGGTCGACGACGTACGCCTCGTGATCTTCGCCGGCGACCACGGTGTCGCGGCGCACGGCGTCTCGGCCTTCCCGCCTGCGATCACGGGCGCGATGGTGCGGACCTTCCTCGCCGCGAAGTCCGGCGTGACGGCGCTGGCCGGTGCGCACGGCGTCGCAGTGCGCGTGCTGGACCTGGGTGTCGATGAGGACTTCGAGGATCTGCCGGCCGAGGTGCGCGAGCCCCTGCAGGCGCACAAGGTCCGGCGCTCGTCGGGTGCGCTCCACCTCGAGGACGCGCTCACCGCCGAGCAGACGCAGGCCGCGCTGGACGCGGGTGCTGCCGTCGCCGCCGAGGAGATCGCCGCCGGCGCACAGCTGCTGATCAGCGGTGACATGGGCATCGGCAACACCACGCCCGCGGCGGCGATGGTCGCTGCGGCTCTGGGCCTGCCGGCGTCGGAGGTCGTCGGCCGCGGCACCGGCATCGACGAGGCCGGGCTCCTGCACAAGATCGACGTGGTCGATGCGGCGCTGCGTCGCGCGGGCGATCGCCTGGACTCCCCGCTGGAGACCCTGCAGGCGGTCGGCTCGGCGGACCTGGCCGCCACCACCGGCTTCCTGCTGTATGCCGCCTCCCACGGTGTCCCCGTGCTGCTGGACGGCCTGATGTCAGTCGCGTGTGCGCTGACCGCCGACCGCTTCGCGCCGGGTGCGGCCGCGTGGTTCGCCGCCGGTCACCGTTCGACCGAGCCCGCCCAGTCGCTGGCGCTGTCGAAGCTCGGTCTTGAGCCGCTGCTCGACCTCGGCCTGCGGCTCGGCGAAGGCTCCGGCGCGGTCGCGGCCGTGCCGGTCGTGCGCTCGGCCGCCGCCCTGTTGCGGGACGTCGCGCTGCTCGCCGACCTGATGCCGGACGCGTGA
- a CDS encoding ribonucleotide-diphosphate reductase subunit beta: MNLLDPGMDLTLRPMRYPHFFDRFKDAIKNTWTVEEIDLHTDLKDLARMSPAERHLISRLVAFFATGDTIVANNLVLNLYQHVNSPEGRLYLSRQLFEEAVHVQFYLNLLDTYVPDETERFEAFAAVENIPSIKHKADFCFKWIDSLGDLHRLETREDRRAFLLNLICFAAVIEGLFFYGAFAYVYFLRSRGLLNGLASGTNWVFRDESMHMAFAFDVVDTARAEEPELWDDELTAQVREMLREGVDAEAQFAEDLLGRGVAGLSTADMRSYLEFVADRRMERLGLPIIYGSANPLAFMELQDVQELSNFFERKVSAYQVGVTGTVGFDEEF, encoded by the coding sequence ATGAACCTTCTCGACCCCGGCATGGACCTCACGCTGCGTCCGATGCGCTACCCGCACTTCTTCGACCGCTTCAAGGACGCGATCAAGAACACCTGGACGGTCGAGGAGATCGACCTGCATACCGATCTCAAGGATCTCGCCAGGATGTCGCCGGCGGAGCGACATCTGATCTCCCGCCTCGTGGCCTTCTTCGCGACCGGCGACACGATCGTGGCGAACAACCTCGTGCTCAACCTCTACCAGCACGTCAACTCCCCCGAAGGCCGCCTCTACCTCTCCCGGCAGCTCTTCGAGGAGGCGGTGCACGTGCAGTTCTACCTGAACCTGCTCGACACCTACGTCCCGGACGAGACCGAGCGGTTCGAGGCCTTCGCCGCCGTGGAGAACATCCCGTCGATCAAGCACAAGGCGGACTTCTGCTTCAAGTGGATCGACTCCCTCGGCGACCTCCACCGGCTGGAGACCAGGGAGGACCGGCGGGCGTTCCTGCTCAACCTGATCTGCTTCGCCGCGGTCATCGAGGGGCTCTTCTTCTACGGAGCCTTCGCCTATGTCTACTTCCTACGATCGCGGGGGCTGCTCAACGGGCTTGCCTCGGGCACCAACTGGGTCTTCCGTGATGAGTCGATGCACATGGCGTTCGCCTTCGACGTGGTCGACACGGCTCGTGCGGAGGAGCCGGAGCTGTGGGATGACGAGCTGACCGCGCAGGTCCGGGAGATGCTGAGGGAGGGCGTCGACGCGGAGGCGCAGTTCGCCGAGGACCTGCTGGGTCGTGGCGTCGCCGGGCTGTCGACGGCCGACATGCGCTCCTACCTGGAGTTCGTCGCCGACCGTCGCATGGAGCGGCTCGGTCTGCCGATCATCTACGGCTCGGCCAACCCGCTGGCCTTCATGGAGCTGCAGGACGTGCAGGAGCTCTCGAACTTCTTCGAGCGCAAGGTCTCGGCCTACCAGGTCGGCGTGACCGGCACGGTGGGCTTCGACGAGGAGTTCTAG
- a CDS encoding sulfurtransferase — translation MTVLITAAELAEALASPTPPVVLDVRWKLGGPPGHGDYLTGHIPGAVYVPLEWELATQGKPEDGRHPLPSVETLQEAARRWGVDDGDLVVAYDANGCLAAARLWWLLRWAGVADVRLLDGGLDAWTTEGYELTTDDVTPAVGDVTLTPGHLPVLPLDEVERYDGVLLDARAPERYRGESEPIDPKAGHIPGALNAPTGANLTADGHFLPADVLKAHFGTLGVDGRRPVAAYCGSGVTAAHEVAALAIAGIEASLYPGSWSQWSNLDRPVATE, via the coding sequence ATGACCGTGCTCATCACCGCCGCCGAGCTCGCCGAGGCCCTCGCCTCCCCCACCCCGCCGGTCGTGCTCGACGTCCGCTGGAAGCTGGGCGGCCCGCCGGGACACGGCGACTACCTCACCGGCCACATCCCCGGTGCGGTGTACGTGCCGCTGGAGTGGGAGCTCGCGACACAGGGGAAGCCCGAGGATGGCCGTCACCCGCTGCCCAGCGTCGAGACCCTGCAGGAGGCAGCCCGCCGATGGGGCGTGGACGACGGCGATCTCGTGGTGGCCTACGACGCGAACGGTTGCCTGGCTGCCGCGCGCCTGTGGTGGCTGCTCCGTTGGGCCGGGGTCGCCGACGTACGACTCCTCGACGGCGGCCTCGACGCCTGGACCACCGAGGGCTACGAGCTCACGACCGACGACGTCACTCCCGCGGTCGGTGATGTCACGTTGACGCCGGGCCACCTTCCCGTGCTGCCCTTGGACGAGGTCGAGCGCTACGACGGCGTGCTGCTCGATGCCCGCGCGCCGGAGCGGTACCGCGGCGAGAGCGAGCCGATCGACCCCAAGGCCGGTCACATCCCCGGCGCGCTCAACGCCCCCACCGGTGCCAACCTCACGGCCGACGGCCACTTCCTCCCCGCCGACGTGCTCAAGGCCCACTTCGGGACACTGGGCGTCGACGGCCGGCGCCCCGTGGCTGCCTACTGCGGCTCGGGGGTCACGGCTGCCCACGAGGTCGCGGCGCTCGCGATCGCGGGGATCGAGGCGTCGCTCTACCCCGGCTCGTGGAGCCAGTGGAGCAACCTCGACCGCCCGGTCGCCACCGAGTGA
- the yaaA gene encoding peroxide stress protein YaaA translates to MLLPPSEGKAAPKRGAALDLATLSLPVLTPAREAVIEALVELCAYDEPAVMELLAVPKSQPELVSLNAKLRTSPAARASSIYTGVVYDALSYDSLSSAAKRRATGRVMVTSSVFGLVGLADRIPSYRLSGDATLPGLGGVQAHWRKHLEPAVLEALGGGLLIDLRSGTYASFWKPTAVAAKTATVRVLHEINGQRKVVSHFNKATKGRLVRTLLEENATPRTPAALTEALQDLGWTVERGEPGKAGTQLDVIVSEL, encoded by the coding sequence ATGCTCCTCCCGCCCAGCGAGGGCAAGGCTGCTCCGAAGCGCGGCGCCGCCCTGGACCTGGCGACGTTGTCGCTCCCTGTGCTCACGCCGGCGCGCGAAGCGGTGATCGAGGCGCTGGTCGAGCTCTGCGCATACGACGAGCCGGCGGTGATGGAACTGCTCGCGGTGCCGAAGTCCCAACCGGAGCTGGTCTCCCTCAACGCGAAGCTCCGCACCTCGCCGGCCGCGCGAGCCTCGTCGATCTACACCGGCGTCGTCTACGACGCGCTCTCCTACGACTCCCTGTCGAGCGCGGCCAAGCGTCGTGCCACAGGCCGCGTGATGGTGACGTCGTCGGTCTTCGGCCTGGTGGGCCTGGCCGATCGGATCCCCTCCTACCGACTGTCGGGCGACGCCACGCTTCCCGGGCTCGGCGGGGTGCAGGCGCACTGGCGCAAGCACCTCGAGCCGGCCGTGCTCGAGGCACTCGGCGGCGGCCTGCTCATCGACCTCCGCTCCGGGACCTATGCCTCCTTCTGGAAGCCCACCGCCGTCGCCGCGAAGACCGCGACTGTCCGGGTGCTCCACGAGATCAACGGCCAGCGCAAGGTCGTGAGCCACTTCAACAAGGCCACCAAGGGCCGCCTCGTCCGCACCCTGCTCGAGGAGAACGCCACACCGCGCACGCCTGCAGCCCTGACCGAGGCGTTGCAGGACCTCGGCTGGACCGTTGAGCGGGGTGAGCCGGGCAAAGCCGGCACCCAGCTCGACGTGATCGTCAGCGAGCTCTGA
- a CDS encoding RNB domain-containing ribonuclease, with protein MPSGQVIRVSPPSALREGIAQIQGELHVTPDFPPEVEAEAVRVAADVLVLPDEDQTQIPFVTIDPADSMDLDQALHLERSDTGYVVQYAIADVHAFVAPDGAIDVESHQRGESLYGADSKIPLHPTALSEGAASLLPGQVRPALLWTSTLDETGEILSTGVRRVRVKSVAKLDYVGVQQMFDSDDPAAFDERYGDSLRLLKEIGELRLALEVKRGGISLPLPDQEIEVKGDQWRTRFRSLLPVEDWNAQLSLLTGFGAARIMLDHKVGLLRTLPPADPRDVARLRRTAKALNVDWPESQSPADFIRSLDPGDGHEAAMILASTRLLRGSAYAAFNGTLPELTEHAALASPYAHVTAPLRRLIDRYAGEICVALCAGTPVPDWVLATMDELPAIMQAAARRSSGYERAILDLVEAGMLAPRVGESFDGVVVEVSDKEPTHGTVSIQDPAVEAAVVGTTALPLGDPVTVRLAEADVLRRRVSFTLA; from the coding sequence ATGCCCAGCGGACAGGTCATCCGGGTCAGCCCACCCTCGGCGCTGAGGGAGGGGATCGCGCAGATCCAGGGCGAGCTCCACGTGACGCCTGACTTCCCGCCCGAGGTCGAGGCGGAGGCTGTCCGGGTGGCGGCCGACGTACTCGTGCTGCCGGACGAGGACCAGACGCAGATCCCGTTCGTGACGATCGACCCCGCCGATTCGATGGACCTCGACCAAGCGCTCCACCTGGAGAGGAGCGACACGGGGTACGTCGTCCAGTACGCCATCGCCGACGTGCACGCGTTCGTCGCGCCGGACGGGGCGATCGACGTCGAGTCACACCAGCGCGGTGAGTCGCTCTACGGCGCGGACTCGAAGATCCCGCTGCACCCGACCGCGCTCTCGGAGGGCGCCGCGAGCCTGCTGCCCGGCCAGGTCCGGCCGGCCCTGCTGTGGACCTCGACGCTCGACGAGACCGGTGAGATCCTCTCGACCGGCGTGCGGCGGGTGCGCGTGAAGTCGGTGGCGAAGCTCGACTACGTCGGTGTGCAGCAGATGTTCGACAGTGATGATCCTGCCGCCTTCGACGAGAGATACGGGGACTCGCTGAGACTGCTGAAGGAGATCGGCGAGCTCCGCCTGGCACTCGAGGTCAAGCGCGGCGGCATCAGCCTGCCGCTGCCCGACCAGGAGATCGAGGTCAAGGGCGACCAGTGGCGCACCCGCTTCCGCAGCCTGCTGCCCGTCGAGGACTGGAACGCCCAGCTCTCTCTCCTCACCGGCTTCGGTGCCGCACGGATCATGCTCGACCACAAGGTCGGGCTGCTCCGCACCCTGCCGCCGGCCGATCCCCGCGACGTCGCCCGGCTCCGACGAACGGCCAAGGCGCTCAACGTGGATTGGCCCGAGAGCCAGTCGCCGGCGGACTTCATCCGCAGTCTGGATCCCGGCGACGGCCACGAGGCGGCGATGATCCTCGCCTCCACCCGACTGCTGCGGGGCAGCGCCTACGCCGCGTTCAACGGCACGCTCCCGGAGCTCACCGAGCACGCGGCGCTCGCCTCGCCCTACGCGCACGTGACCGCGCCCCTGCGCCGGTTGATCGACCGCTACGCGGGCGAGATCTGCGTGGCGCTCTGCGCCGGAACCCCTGTTCCCGACTGGGTTCTCGCGACGATGGACGAGCTGCCCGCGATCATGCAGGCCGCGGCCCGTCGCAGCAGCGGCTATGAGCGCGCCATCCTCGACCTCGTCGAGGCGGGCATGCTCGCGCCCCGCGTGGGGGAGAGTTTCGACGGCGTCGTCGTCGAGGTCAGTGACAAGGAGCCGACACACGGCACGGTGTCGATCCAGGATCCCGCAGTGGAGGCTGCGGTCGTGGGGACGACCGCGCTGCCGTTGGGGGACCCGGTCACCGTCAGGCTGGCCGAGGCCGACGTCCTCCGGCGCCGCGTCAGCTTCACGCTGGCGTAG
- a CDS encoding YcnI family protein, with protein sequence MKLTRPLAAAGVLSTVGSLLFLGAPAFAHVTVNPGTAPQGGYTKLTFRAPDESDTASTTKIEVQFPSDHPIASVRTRPVPGWTAKTTTTKPTTPLSDDDGPITEIVSTVTWTADSAKDAIQPGQFQEFDVSVGPLPTDADQIEFKALQTYSDGSIVRWIEEAGADGTEPEHPAPVLTLTPASADDASATAPATASGASSADHADDSDDSKAPLILSIIALVVAAGAAGASVLRRRA encoded by the coding sequence ATGAAGCTCACCCGACCGCTGGCTGCTGCCGGCGTCCTCAGCACTGTCGGCTCGCTCCTCTTCCTGGGCGCGCCGGCCTTCGCCCACGTCACCGTCAACCCCGGCACCGCACCGCAGGGCGGCTACACCAAGCTCACCTTCCGCGCCCCCGACGAGTCCGACACCGCCTCGACCACGAAGATTGAGGTGCAGTTCCCGTCGGACCACCCGATCGCGTCGGTGCGTACAAGGCCCGTCCCCGGCTGGACCGCGAAGACGACGACGACCAAGCCCACCACTCCGCTCTCGGACGACGACGGCCCGATCACCGAGATCGTCTCCACCGTCACCTGGACGGCCGACTCCGCCAAGGACGCGATCCAGCCGGGTCAGTTCCAGGAGTTCGACGTCTCGGTCGGCCCGCTCCCCACGGACGCGGACCAGATCGAGTTCAAGGCGCTGCAGACCTACAGCGACGGCTCGATCGTCCGCTGGATCGAGGAAGCCGGCGCCGACGGCACCGAGCCGGAGCACCCCGCGCCGGTGCTGACCCTGACCCCGGCGAGCGCCGATGACGCGTCCGCTACAGCTCCTGCCACGGCGAGCGGTGCGAGCAGCGCTGATCACGCCGATGACAGTGACGACTCGAAGGCGCCCCTGATCCTCTCGATCATCGCGCTCGTCGTCGCCGCCGGAGCAGCCGGGGCGAGCGTGCTGCGACGTCGGGCATGA
- a CDS encoding histidine phosphatase family protein: MSEPVGDESLIEEIEDPAPPIARGSWSSGDATTLVLVRHGVTPHTQAKRFSGGLGGDNPPLAEEGREQVSLTAAWIKPLLREAAAVIASPVQRTHETGEILASTLGLPLELEPGLAEMEFGHWDGLTFAEVSAQHGDEMKAWLGALERAPRGGESFRDVESRVLAALERLRSAYAGRTVVVASHVTPIKTIVAHALGAPLEAVFRMELAPAAVSVVSFYADDRASLRLYNALPPERFGSEAGLW; encoded by the coding sequence GTGAGCGAGCCCGTCGGCGACGAGTCGCTGATCGAGGAGATCGAGGATCCTGCTCCTCCGATCGCCCGCGGCTCCTGGTCCTCCGGCGATGCGACGACACTGGTGCTCGTGCGCCACGGCGTCACCCCGCACACCCAGGCCAAGCGCTTCTCCGGCGGGCTCGGCGGAGACAACCCGCCCCTGGCCGAGGAGGGCCGTGAGCAGGTCTCGTTGACCGCGGCCTGGATCAAGCCGTTGCTGCGCGAGGCCGCTGCGGTCATCGCCTCACCGGTCCAGCGCACGCACGAGACGGGCGAGATCCTCGCCTCGACCCTCGGCCTGCCGCTGGAGCTCGAGCCGGGCTTGGCGGAGATGGAGTTCGGCCACTGGGACGGTCTCACCTTCGCCGAGGTCTCGGCGCAGCACGGCGACGAGATGAAGGCCTGGCTCGGCGCGCTCGAGCGGGCGCCGCGTGGTGGCGAATCCTTCCGGGACGTCGAATCACGGGTCCTGGCTGCGCTGGAACGGTTGCGGTCGGCGTACGCCGGGCGGACGGTGGTCGTCGCGAGCCATGTCACCCCGATCAAGACGATCGTCGCCCATGCTCTGGGTGCGCCGTTGGAGGCCGTGTTCCGGATGGAGCTCGCCCCGGCTGCCGTCTCGGTGGTCAGTTTCTACGCTGATGACCGTGCGTCGCTGCGGCTCTACAACGCGTTGCCTCCCGAGCGCTTCGGGAGCGAAGCCGGACTCTGGTGA